In Symmachiella dynata, the following are encoded in one genomic region:
- a CDS encoding bifunctional GNAT family N-acetyltransferase/carbon-nitrogen hydrolase family protein, translating to MTDEINLTEYEWNLQIRNMTIDDFDALVDMQLQCFPGMKPWGREQIESQLQLFPEGQFCVECDGKVAASASCLILEYDPAMEWHNWQAVADNGFIRNHNPRGDTLYGIEIMVDPEYRGMKLSRRLYDARKEICRERNLERIVIAGRIPGYGEHADEMTAREYIDAVADKSLHDSVLTAQLANGFTVQGLIADYFPSDTESRGYATFLEWRNLDYRPAPKRRYNHPTEPVRICAVQYQMRKIDNFEAFAQQVEFFLDTASDYRSDFVLFPELFTTQLLSCVKPQRPGLAARQLSEFTPQYLELFTEMAVKYNVNVIGGSHFVVEDDTLYNISYLFRRDGSIGKQYKIHITPSERKWWGVSPGDKVEVFDTDCGRIAIQVCYDIEFPELTRIATAKGARMVFVPFNTDSRHGYLRIRHCALARCVENHIYVAIAGCTGNLPSVENADIHYAQSGIYTPADIEFARDAVAAECNPNVETVIIHDLDLEQLRRHRESGTVQNWNDRRRDLYTVVYKEDGMSREI from the coding sequence ATGACGGACGAAATCAATCTGACAGAATACGAATGGAATCTCCAAATTCGCAATATGACGATCGACGATTTTGATGCTCTCGTCGACATGCAACTGCAGTGTTTTCCCGGCATGAAACCGTGGGGCCGCGAACAGATTGAAAGCCAACTGCAGCTTTTTCCCGAAGGGCAATTCTGTGTCGAATGCGATGGAAAAGTGGCCGCCTCCGCGAGTTGTTTGATCCTCGAATACGACCCGGCCATGGAATGGCACAACTGGCAGGCCGTTGCGGACAATGGCTTCATCCGCAACCACAATCCTCGTGGCGACACGCTCTACGGCATCGAGATCATGGTCGATCCCGAGTACCGCGGCATGAAACTCTCGCGGCGACTCTACGACGCCCGCAAAGAAATCTGCCGTGAACGCAATCTCGAACGGATTGTCATCGCCGGCCGCATTCCCGGCTACGGGGAACATGCTGATGAAATGACCGCTCGCGAATACATCGACGCCGTCGCCGACAAATCGCTGCACGATTCTGTGCTCACAGCGCAGCTCGCCAACGGATTTACCGTCCAGGGATTGATCGCCGACTATTTCCCCTCTGACACCGAATCCCGTGGCTATGCGACGTTTCTGGAATGGCGGAATCTGGACTACCGTCCGGCGCCCAAGCGGCGATATAACCATCCCACCGAACCGGTGCGGATTTGCGCTGTGCAGTACCAGATGCGCAAAATCGATAACTTCGAGGCATTCGCGCAACAAGTCGAGTTCTTTCTCGACACCGCCTCTGACTACCGCTCTGACTTCGTACTCTTTCCCGAGCTATTTACGACGCAATTGCTTTCCTGCGTCAAACCGCAACGCCCCGGATTGGCGGCGCGGCAACTTTCGGAATTCACGCCGCAATACCTCGAGCTGTTCACCGAAATGGCGGTCAAATACAACGTGAATGTGATCGGCGGATCGCATTTCGTCGTCGAAGACGACACGCTGTACAACATCTCGTATCTCTTTCGCCGCGACGGCTCGATCGGCAAGCAGTACAAGATTCACATCACCCCCAGCGAACGGAAATGGTGGGGCGTCAGTCCCGGCGACAAGGTCGAAGTCTTCGACACCGATTGCGGCCGCATCGCGATTCAAGTCTGTTACGACATCGAATTCCCCGAGTTGACTCGTATCGCCACCGCCAAAGGGGCACGGATGGTGTTCGTCCCATTCAACACCGACTCGCGGCACGGCTATTTGCGAATTCGACACTGCGCACTGGCCCGGTGTGTGGAAAACCACATCTACGTAGCGATCGCCGGTTGTACGGGCAATCTCCCCTCCGTCGAAAACGCCGACATCCATTACGCACAGTCGGGCATTTATACGCCGGCTGATATCGAGTTCGCCCGCGACGCCGTCGCCGCGGAATGTAACCCCAACGTCGAAACCGTCATTATTCACGACCTCGATTTGGAACAATTACGCCGCCACCGCGAATCAGGCACCGTCCAAAACTGGAACGACCGCCGCCGCGATTTGTACACCGTGGTCTACAAAGAAGACGGCATGTCCCGCGAAATCTGA
- a CDS encoding ExbD/TolR family protein codes for MKRPPYPPIDELSATGAMTPMIDVVFLLLIFFVCAASGQTIEDLLPTDMPPSGSIEAPVVPPEEVIPKVKLWIYLSRNAEQQTVIELNDREYDSFDQLAPVLKGVAKLDAESPVILDIDKDVPVGDMIHVYDLCRAAGYQSISFAAEAPRPK; via the coding sequence ATGAAACGCCCCCCTTATCCACCCATCGATGAACTCTCGGCGACCGGTGCGATGACGCCGATGATCGACGTCGTGTTTCTATTGCTGATATTCTTTGTCTGTGCCGCTAGCGGGCAAACCATCGAGGATCTATTGCCCACCGATATGCCCCCCTCCGGCAGCATCGAGGCGCCGGTTGTCCCGCCTGAAGAGGTGATCCCCAAGGTCAAACTGTGGATCTATCTCAGTCGCAACGCTGAACAGCAGACCGTGATCGAGTTGAATGATCGTGAATACGACAGCTTCGATCAGTTAGCGCCCGTTCTCAAAGGAGTCGCCAAACTCGATGCCGAAAGCCCGGTGATCCTGGACATTGATAAGGACGTCCCTGTGGGCGACATGATCCACGTCTACGACCTCTGCCGCGCCGCCGGTTATCAATCCATCAGCTTCGCCGCCGAGGCGCCACGGCCGAAGTAG
- a CDS encoding ExbD/TolR family protein: protein MKVPLRRRERGLHFNITPLIDIVFLLIIFFLAASHLARSETAQAVELPEATRQTDEAELAQRVVVTITAEQRFFVGGNEMLLPQLEFMIQQAKVDAGEEPLEVQIRADRTVPYGTVEPLMLSCVKVGITKLNWAVLPTR, encoded by the coding sequence ATGAAAGTCCCCTTGCGCCGCCGCGAACGCGGGCTGCATTTCAATATCACGCCGTTGATCGACATCGTGTTTCTGTTGATCATTTTCTTCCTGGCCGCCAGTCACCTCGCTCGCTCCGAAACCGCCCAGGCGGTCGAACTCCCCGAAGCGACGCGACAAACCGACGAAGCTGAACTGGCACAGCGGGTGGTAGTCACCATCACGGCTGAGCAGCGATTTTTTGTCGGTGGTAACGAAATGTTGTTGCCGCAACTCGAATTTATGATTCAACAAGCCAAGGTCGATGCCGGCGAAGAACCGCTGGAGGTCCAAATCCGCGCCGACCGCACCGTCCCTTACGGCACTGTCGAACCACTCATGCTCTCCTGCGTTAAAGTCGGCATTACAAAACTTAACTGGGCTGTCTTGCCGACGCGGTGA
- a CDS encoding peroxiredoxin family protein: MPVGKLRPYGRSLSALFAVLCGFTVVVGGFNARAADPPAAKKQTAPQRKPATAPQGKPTTATRKRPATTGKRPASTGKRPAAPRKRAAASRRTAKLPSVKAIQAAYHKNFTKFMPLGVEYRMTITDTEAAIETERQRLKEKQDFTKANPGSIVVNGKALDEAQFKETMRYLDAEIQSLTQGLSDELVKKRLKGWVIQRPYVWTDGQSLHLRRSNNPSASDDTLFPGAVTPPEKLSELYNSIVLASWSKDNDPPLRCWFGGNAPGQGRVANVLNDCISISLPPMGIVKEEWTHKRDWHEWDLLMTADPSRFKVVKRTEVKGRVMYVMDEVVEKGERARVWIDPRQGALPLRMEWSYVSTADKVVTPFHRDLQILAVKKVANGFYPAKIRRRDLIPDAKIAQKQREEFAAGTLAKDAPRPPLVTGRVTAWEATKFEPKKAIEPAALALAFPKGALYINAVDERTYRAGDSQPLPPAPQPIQPSQVAPPLKIASWIDGKSRNLDNFKGKVVVLIFSQPMEDLKEVEENQEAITAMKKLQSKFGPQGVVILEIFEAGSDMQRVRDFQKARGWKSLAGIDEALEPYAGATALTYLAGYDSGFVVIGRDGRVTFNFNALEEESAMQLVMEAAEALSIPWPLPEDGPEVQVNRQQLQIFEYIFNKQIEQAVKKK; the protein is encoded by the coding sequence ATGCCCGTCGGGAAATTGCGCCCTTACGGCCGTTCGCTCAGCGCCCTGTTTGCCGTTCTTTGCGGTTTCACCGTTGTGGTGGGGGGATTCAACGCCCGCGCCGCGGATCCGCCCGCTGCTAAAAAACAAACCGCTCCTCAGCGCAAGCCGGCAACAGCCCCTCAAGGCAAACCGACAACCGCTACGCGCAAACGGCCCGCGACGACCGGCAAACGGCCCGCCTCGACCGGCAAACGCCCGGCTGCGCCCCGCAAGCGAGCAGCTGCATCGCGCAGAACCGCGAAGTTACCTTCGGTCAAAGCCATCCAAGCCGCCTATCACAAGAATTTCACCAAGTTCATGCCGCTGGGTGTTGAATACCGCATGACAATCACCGATACGGAAGCCGCGATTGAAACCGAACGGCAGCGTCTCAAGGAGAAACAAGACTTCACCAAGGCAAATCCGGGATCTATTGTGGTCAACGGGAAAGCGCTGGATGAAGCGCAATTCAAAGAGACCATGCGGTATTTAGACGCGGAAATTCAATCTCTGACACAGGGCCTGTCCGACGAGTTGGTCAAAAAACGCCTCAAAGGGTGGGTGATTCAGCGGCCGTATGTCTGGACCGATGGCCAATCACTTCACCTCCGCCGGTCAAACAATCCATCCGCATCCGATGACACATTGTTTCCCGGCGCAGTGACTCCTCCGGAGAAATTATCGGAGCTGTATAACTCGATCGTGTTGGCATCGTGGTCAAAAGACAACGACCCACCGCTGCGGTGTTGGTTCGGCGGAAACGCCCCCGGCCAGGGCCGTGTGGCGAATGTCCTCAACGACTGCATCTCCATTTCGCTCCCTCCGATGGGTATTGTTAAAGAGGAGTGGACCCACAAAAGAGATTGGCATGAATGGGATCTGTTGATGACCGCTGATCCGAGTCGTTTTAAAGTCGTCAAGCGGACTGAGGTCAAAGGCCGCGTTATGTATGTCATGGATGAAGTCGTTGAAAAAGGGGAGCGGGCGCGTGTCTGGATCGACCCCCGGCAAGGCGCTCTGCCGCTACGCATGGAATGGAGTTACGTCAGCACGGCCGATAAAGTCGTCACCCCGTTTCATCGCGACTTGCAAATCCTGGCCGTCAAAAAGGTCGCCAATGGCTTCTATCCGGCAAAGATAAGACGCCGCGATCTCATTCCCGACGCAAAAATTGCTCAAAAACAGCGGGAGGAATTCGCTGCCGGCACCTTGGCCAAAGACGCGCCTCGCCCACCGCTGGTGACGGGACGCGTCACTGCCTGGGAAGCCACAAAATTTGAACCGAAAAAAGCGATCGAACCGGCCGCTCTAGCACTCGCGTTTCCCAAGGGCGCTCTCTATATCAATGCGGTCGATGAACGGACCTACCGCGCCGGCGATTCTCAGCCATTGCCCCCGGCGCCTCAGCCCATTCAGCCTTCTCAAGTCGCGCCGCCGCTGAAAATTGCCTCATGGATCGATGGCAAGTCAAGAAACCTCGACAACTTCAAAGGCAAAGTGGTTGTTCTTATTTTCTCCCAGCCAATGGAGGATCTCAAAGAGGTTGAGGAAAACCAAGAAGCCATTACAGCCATGAAGAAACTCCAGTCCAAATTTGGACCACAGGGAGTTGTCATTTTAGAAATCTTCGAAGCCGGGTCTGATATGCAGCGTGTTCGTGATTTCCAAAAGGCTCGCGGTTGGAAATCCTTGGCCGGCATCGACGAAGCTCTGGAACCATATGCCGGAGCGACAGCTTTAACGTATCTTGCCGGCTATGATTCCGGGTTTGTCGTGATTGGCCGCGACGGCCGTGTGACTTTCAATTTCAATGCTCTTGAAGAAGAATCCGCCATGCAGTTGGTCATGGAGGCCGCCGAAGCATTGTCGATTCCTTGGCCGCTTCCCGAAGATGGGCCGGAAGTGCAAGTCAATCGCCAACAGTTGCAGATCTTCGAATACATCTTCAACAAGCAAATCGAACAAGCCGTTAAGAAGAAGTAA
- a CDS encoding MotA/TolQ/ExbB proton channel family protein — translation MHTRRLVIIVLLGGCLWLVMAQAGFAQAPTFAQDQPEATKLDIKEMIQAGGYVGYIILALSVAMIALIFEHLISIRHATLMPHGLAEEAHRLVGLQQYAQAEQQCKLQPSFLGYVISAGLAEVEMGYSAVEKAVEDASMEQAARLFRKIEYLSVIGNLAPMLGLLGTVWGMILAFMEFEAKANPQVSELAPGIYRALVTTLLGLSVAVPALAAFAIFRNRVDELVAESTLMAEHVFTKYKRTVAQRRQQKKKAVEPASQTATSQPAVTQQSTKAPTPSPPTTGSSEEPTSS, via the coding sequence ATGCATACGCGACGACTCGTGATAATCGTCTTGCTCGGCGGCTGTCTCTGGCTGGTGATGGCTCAGGCCGGTTTTGCGCAAGCTCCGACATTTGCTCAGGATCAACCCGAGGCGACAAAGCTGGACATTAAAGAAATGATCCAGGCCGGTGGGTACGTCGGTTACATCATCCTCGCGCTCAGCGTCGCGATGATCGCGCTGATCTTTGAACACCTGATCTCCATCCGCCATGCCACGTTGATGCCACACGGACTGGCCGAAGAAGCCCATCGCCTTGTCGGCCTGCAACAATACGCCCAAGCCGAACAGCAATGCAAACTGCAGCCCAGCTTTTTGGGCTACGTGATCTCCGCCGGTTTGGCAGAGGTCGAAATGGGTTACTCCGCCGTCGAAAAAGCGGTCGAGGATGCCAGCATGGAACAAGCCGCGCGGCTGTTTCGCAAAATCGAATACCTGTCCGTCATCGGCAACCTCGCCCCTATGCTGGGACTGCTCGGCACGGTCTGGGGCATGATCTTGGCCTTTATGGAATTCGAAGCCAAAGCCAATCCCCAGGTCTCGGAATTGGCTCCCGGAATTTACCGCGCGCTCGTGACCACACTGCTGGGACTAAGTGTCGCCGTCCCGGCGCTGGCAGCCTTCGCAATTTTCCGTAACCGTGTTGACGAACTGGTCGCTGAATCAACACTGATGGCCGAGCATGTCTTTACGAAATACAAACGCACCGTCGCGCAGCGCCGCCAGCAAAAAAAGAAGGCTGTCGAACCCGCCTCACAAACCGCCACTTCGCAACCTGCTGTGACACAACAATCGACCAAAGCCCCCACGCCGTCGCCGCCAACGACCGGTAGTAGCGAGGAGCCGACCTCGTCATGA